One window from the genome of Engraulis encrasicolus isolate BLACKSEA-1 chromosome 16, IST_EnEncr_1.0, whole genome shotgun sequence encodes:
- the vps37c gene encoding vacuolar protein sorting-associated protein 37C, with protein sequence MDKLQDLSQSELQDLLDNSERVESMALESDEIQNIQLEREMALASNRSLAELNLDMKPRLEQERERLVGRYSELEEVRDRYKQRCTLRDDVLGQVSPEVLFSRLQAEGASTEAESETLAEEFLEGSLPLDSFLERFLALRSLAHKRRVRIEKLQEALRQKSQTAVDNAAAAATSSGAGQDPAITSSPWQPVQPHPQPQTAAKPSGGYSNSPQNPSGSGLPYGPFPGASPAQPAAAASAGGPANPPAQFPPYPSPGSSFTPVPGYAASRGPGACPYPSQPAFSAIPAPPFGQFGPSAAPYPSGGYPYSTPGYNYPIGPTLPPSQSNSGRPVYQSGFRVPQSYS encoded by the exons ATGGATAAGCTTCAGGACCTCAGCCAATCCGAGTTGCAGGATTTACTGGACAACTCGGAACGGGTGGAGTCGATGGCACTAGAATCTGATGAG ATCCAGAACATCCAGCTGGAGCGTGAGATGGCGCTGGCGTCCAATCGCAGCCTGGCGGAGCTTAACCTGGACATGAAGCCTCGTCTGGAGCAGGAGAGGGAACGGCTGGTGGGCCGCTACTCCGAGCTCGAGGAGGTTCGGGACCGATACAAGCAGCGCTGCACACTCAGAG ACGATGTATTGGGACAGGTGTCCCCGGAGGTGCTATTCTCACGTCTTCAGGCAGAGGGCGCCAGCACAGAGGCAGAGTCAGAG ACACTAGCAGAGGAGTTTCTGGAGGGCTCCTTGCCTCTGGACTCCTTCCTCGAGCGCTTCCTGGCCCTGCGCTCCCTCGCCCACAAGCGGCGAGTTCGAATAGAGAAGCTGCAGGAGGCGCTTCGCCAGAAGAGCCAGACCGCCGTCGACAACGCAGCGGCAGCGGCTACGTCCAGTGGCGCCGGCCAGGACCCGGCCATCACCTCCTCACCGTGGCAACCGGTCCAGCCGCACCCACAGCCGCAGACTGCCGCGAAGCCCAGCGGCGGCTACTCAAACTCCCCGCAGAACCCGTCCGGCTCCGGCCTCCCCTACGGCCCCTTCCCGGGGGCCTCCCCTGcccagcctgctgctgctgcctccgccGGGGGCCCCGCCAACCCCCCGGCCCAGTTCCCGCCCTACCCCAGCCCAGGGTCCTCGTTCACCCCTGTGCCAGGCTACGCTGCCTCTCGAGGCCCCGGGGCCTGCCCTTACCCAAGCCAGCCAGCGTTCTCTGCCATCCCTGCGCCTCCCTTCGGCCAGTTTGGCCCCAGCGCAGCACCTTACCCCTCTGGTGGGTATCCCTACTCCACGCCAGGCTACAACTACCCCATCGGCCCCACCCTGCCGCCGTCCCAGTCCAACTCGGGCAGGCCGGTGTACCAGTCTGGCTTTAGGGTGCCACAGTCCTACTCCTGA
- the LOC134465560 gene encoding uncharacterized protein LOC134465560 isoform X1, whose product MTLRMMAVSVSTDLSVTVADNIVEVKLTERQTLMKSIEKNECKALGVSQVMLGLLIMLNSITLLCSETTTEVVAFGVPLWTGLVFVTAGSLATMIEKHTNRKYICYCIITSAVAVVAAVPALIIYIVDIARHPEEDCVHTDTHDDCSHLHYSMLFRKSLKTTLAMYTVVHAVISSIVTYNLHGARRQLDQYTRINN is encoded by the exons ATGACACT ACGTATGATGGCAGTGTCAGTATCTACAGATCTGTCGGTCACTGTTGCCGATAACATTGTTGAAGTCAAACTAACGGAGAGACAAACTCTGATGAAGAGCATCGAGAAAAACGAGTGCAAAGCCTTGGGG GTTTCTCAGGTGATGCTGGGACTACTGATAATGTTGAACTCCATTACACTGCTGTGTTCTGAGACTACTACAGAGGTGGTGGCATTCGGAGTCCCCCTCTGGACTGGCCTTGTG TTTGTCACGGCAGGGAGTCTTGCAACAATGATTGAAAAACACACCAATAGGAAATAT ATCTGCTACTGTATCATCACATCAGCAGTTGCCGTGGTAGCAGCAGTCCCCGCCCTCATTATTTACATTGTTGACATTGCCAGACACCCAGAAGAAGACTGtgttcacacagacactcatgacGACTGTTCACACCTGCATTATTCTATG cttttcAGAAAGAGCCTAAAGACAACTCTGGCGATGTACACCGTGGTCCATGCTGTCATCTCCTCCATCGTCACCTACAATTTGCATGGAGCTCGGCGGCAGCTTGATCAGTATACG AGAATCAACAATTGA
- the LOC134465560 gene encoding membrane-spanning 4-domains subfamily A member 12-like isoform X2 gives MMAVSVSTDLSVTVADNIVEVKLTERQTLMKSIEKNECKALGVSQVMLGLLIMLNSITLLCSETTTEVVAFGVPLWTGLVFVTAGSLATMIEKHTNRKYICYCIITSAVAVVAAVPALIIYIVDIARHPEEDCVHTDTHDDCSHLHYSMLFRKSLKTTLAMYTVVHAVISSIVTYNLHGARRQLDQYTRINN, from the exons ATGATGGCAGTGTCAGTATCTACAGATCTGTCGGTCACTGTTGCCGATAACATTGTTGAAGTCAAACTAACGGAGAGACAAACTCTGATGAAGAGCATCGAGAAAAACGAGTGCAAAGCCTTGGGG GTTTCTCAGGTGATGCTGGGACTACTGATAATGTTGAACTCCATTACACTGCTGTGTTCTGAGACTACTACAGAGGTGGTGGCATTCGGAGTCCCCCTCTGGACTGGCCTTGTG TTTGTCACGGCAGGGAGTCTTGCAACAATGATTGAAAAACACACCAATAGGAAATAT ATCTGCTACTGTATCATCACATCAGCAGTTGCCGTGGTAGCAGCAGTCCCCGCCCTCATTATTTACATTGTTGACATTGCCAGACACCCAGAAGAAGACTGtgttcacacagacactcatgacGACTGTTCACACCTGCATTATTCTATG cttttcAGAAAGAGCCTAAAGACAACTCTGGCGATGTACACCGTGGTCCATGCTGTCATCTCCTCCATCGTCACCTACAATTTGCATGGAGCTCGGCGGCAGCTTGATCAGTATACG AGAATCAACAATTGA